A genomic region of Gemmata massiliana contains the following coding sequences:
- a CDS encoding ATP-binding protein: protein MAKKPTAPAAPSAATSSGAVSPETVLREPAEKRYADQLEALRQNDTETPPTNWKLSPRSVLTYVIGGKTLKATIGGKSVEVPITRKFFGDDGVVERSIVTLASERALLLVGEPGTGKSWLSEHLAAAICGTSLLTIQGTAGTTEEHIKYSWNIARVIAEGPTAQNMIASPAMIAMKGGALLRFEELTRCVPDVQDALVSILSDKAVAVPELPGDAMVFAKPGFNIIATANTRDQGVNELSAALKRRFNYVYIPIVGDQKTEVKIVQQRSAELLERYNLPAKLSPPVIELLATVFREIRNGKTSDGVSIKKPSTTLSTAEAIGVALDAALHARFFGGGEVGPADIARNMVGAVVKEDQEDKVALKEYATVVAKKRGAKDKSWKEFHDALVEQL, encoded by the coding sequence ATGGCCAAGAAACCCACTGCCCCCGCCGCGCCATCCGCTGCCACCAGTAGTGGTGCGGTCAGCCCCGAAACCGTGCTGCGCGAACCCGCCGAGAAGCGGTACGCGGACCAGCTCGAAGCGCTGCGGCAGAACGACACCGAGACGCCGCCGACCAACTGGAAGCTGTCGCCGCGCTCGGTGCTCACGTATGTCATCGGCGGGAAAACCCTCAAGGCGACGATCGGCGGAAAGAGCGTCGAAGTACCGATCACGCGGAAGTTCTTCGGCGACGACGGCGTCGTGGAGCGCTCGATCGTCACGCTCGCGTCGGAGCGGGCGCTGTTGCTCGTGGGCGAACCCGGGACCGGTAAAAGCTGGCTCTCGGAACACCTCGCGGCGGCCATTTGCGGCACGTCGCTGCTTACGATTCAGGGCACCGCAGGCACCACGGAAGAGCACATCAAGTATTCGTGGAACATCGCCCGCGTGATCGCGGAGGGGCCGACCGCGCAGAACATGATCGCCTCCCCCGCGATGATCGCGATGAAGGGCGGTGCCCTCCTGCGGTTCGAGGAGCTGACGCGGTGCGTGCCCGACGTGCAGGACGCGCTCGTGTCCATTCTGTCGGACAAGGCGGTCGCGGTGCCCGAACTGCCCGGCGACGCGATGGTGTTCGCGAAACCGGGGTTCAACATCATCGCCACCGCGAACACGCGCGACCAGGGCGTGAACGAGCTCTCGGCCGCGCTGAAGCGCCGGTTCAACTACGTCTACATCCCGATCGTGGGCGACCAGAAGACGGAAGTGAAGATCGTGCAACAGCGGTCGGCGGAACTGTTGGAGCGCTACAACCTGCCGGCCAAGCTCAGCCCGCCCGTTATCGAGCTGCTCGCGACGGTGTTCCGCGAGATCCGCAACGGCAAGACGAGCGACGGCGTGAGCATCAAGAAGCCGAGCACCACGCTCTCCACGGCCGAGGCGATCGGCGTCGCGCTGGACGCCGCGCTGCACGCGCGGTTCTTCGGGGGCGGGGAGGTCGGCCCGGCGGACATTGCCCGCAACATGGTCGGCGCGGTGGTGAAGGAGGACCAGGAGGACAAGGTGGCGCTGAAGGAGTACGCGACCGTCGTCGCGAAGAAGCGCGGCGCGAAGGACAAGAGCTGGAAGGAGTTCCACGACGCCCTTGTGGAACAGTTGTGA
- a CDS encoding pentapeptide repeat-containing protein — MAKQAVKKPAPKGAAKAKTTPKSKVAAKTKSAAPTKPKAAAKPKAKPKTDWIETLKTGAAGVKKWNALSRDAKGRIKLKGADLSNADLTKVDFNGLNLTGANLSNANLSKASLSYSNLSGATLTGATLEGALLSWARVDDATKWPAEIRMADALTWAGKGPDPRKVATAEEKALPKPADFGEFLTRLKKVTDPAKLDKATDMLKAERFRLYAKVAPEHLVGVVKSQGNADLVYSCRLASDGKYSCGTQNLNICGGLRGSPCKHLLVLIVGLSKAGELDAATAHEWTQNARGQKPELDKEAMTATFLQYKGAEAGEIDWRPTETVPEDFYAM; from the coding sequence ATGGCCAAACAAGCCGTTAAGAAGCCCGCCCCGAAGGGAGCGGCGAAAGCCAAAACGACTCCCAAATCAAAGGTCGCAGCGAAGACCAAAAGCGCCGCGCCCACAAAACCTAAAGCCGCTGCGAAACCGAAAGCCAAACCGAAGACCGACTGGATCGAGACGCTGAAGACCGGGGCCGCGGGCGTGAAGAAGTGGAACGCGCTCTCGCGCGACGCCAAAGGGCGGATCAAGCTGAAGGGCGCGGACCTCTCGAACGCTGATCTCACTAAAGTTGATTTTAACGGACTCAACCTCACGGGCGCGAATCTCTCGAACGCCAACCTGTCTAAAGCGTCCCTCTCGTACAGCAACCTCTCCGGCGCCACGCTCACCGGCGCGACCCTTGAGGGCGCGCTGCTCAGTTGGGCGCGGGTGGACGACGCGACCAAGTGGCCCGCCGAGATCCGGATGGCGGACGCGCTGACGTGGGCCGGGAAGGGACCGGACCCGCGCAAGGTCGCGACGGCCGAAGAGAAGGCGCTGCCGAAGCCCGCGGACTTCGGCGAGTTCCTGACGCGGCTCAAGAAGGTCACCGACCCGGCGAAACTCGACAAGGCCACGGACATGCTCAAGGCCGAGCGGTTCCGGCTGTACGCGAAGGTCGCGCCGGAGCACCTCGTCGGCGTGGTCAAGAGCCAGGGCAACGCGGACCTCGTCTACTCGTGCCGGCTCGCCTCGGACGGCAAATACAGTTGCGGCACGCAGAACCTGAACATTTGCGGCGGGCTCCGCGGGTCGCCGTGCAAGCACCTACTCGTGCTCATCGTCGGGCTGTCGAAGGCCGGCGAACTCGACGCCGCGACCGCGCACGAGTGGACCCAGAACGCGCGCGGGCAGAAACCCGAACTCGACAAGGAAGCGATGACCGCCACGTTCCTCCAGTACAAGGGCGCGGAAGCGGGCGAGATCGACTGGCGCCCCACCGAAACCGTGCCCGAGGATTTCTACGCGATGTGA
- a CDS encoding pentapeptide repeat-containing protein: protein MAKQGTSTRTAGALAGQTVAFVGKFAHDINHYKDVWVKNAGGTVVQPTGTFNYLVYGEGRGGKVPGAVARIEKRRPGLTVLDLTSFAKLVLPTAAEFVARIKRLEPTPEYWNSFQALCRTAGQPVDLSKIDLRGTHMEGAKLGGALLNGVDFRSVNCSQAVLSTTHTIEGAKFDGAKLGRVTLNRAKKCSFRDADLKQAWAAQASYEACDFRDAVMSEIRIGRSQFTDGDFRGADLSDAESEGTTFERCDFSKANLTRFRGHGAQLTGAKFVGANLNRADLRETSLRGADLRNADLRDAALAGADLTGANVAGADFAGAGLTGANVQGVDFSKAKNFAPPVARAAGPNLKALVKAASSAKDFETTVDVDLGKNEHAKMSLRVGQLGIRATANHYRSGTEIQSTIAAPTFQQGLLNLADRWPKATLRLDSIRAHGSRNVRGTKLRTMAIAAWAEAFGMDLSNGIPLTEQQKAQEAEARRKRDELVEQIRDKGPSVWHAIDFRERQRYNLRGLDLRDGRLMGLDMARREDLRDSRFAGANLSGSKLWGSDLHGADFANANLAGAELQFSKCEKTSFVNANLRNANLNNTRLFGTDFTGAHLDGARFENAQFDERTLFPVGFKTPENLVWKGEGPRPGPRRAPTAVPGSMDFDTFFKDLPKKVEPERVEKATSMLKSESYQLYADLNDTNLVGIVKSQSNKDLVYSCRLASGGQFCCGTQNLRACGGLHGALCKHLLVLVIGLAKSGKLDPATADNWVSASKDQKPVIDRDALSETFLKYKSAEAGEIDWRPTETVPEDFYAV from the coding sequence ATGGCGAAGCAGGGCACGAGCACGCGAACGGCGGGAGCACTCGCGGGGCAGACGGTCGCGTTCGTCGGGAAGTTCGCTCACGACATCAATCATTACAAGGACGTTTGGGTCAAGAACGCGGGCGGCACCGTCGTTCAGCCGACCGGCACGTTCAATTACCTCGTCTATGGCGAGGGGCGCGGCGGAAAGGTGCCCGGTGCCGTCGCGCGGATCGAGAAGCGGCGCCCGGGGCTTACGGTGCTCGACCTGACTTCGTTCGCGAAACTCGTGCTGCCCACCGCAGCCGAGTTCGTGGCCCGGATCAAAAGACTCGAACCAACACCCGAATACTGGAACTCGTTCCAGGCATTGTGCCGCACCGCGGGCCAACCCGTCGATCTGAGCAAAATCGACCTCCGTGGCACGCACATGGAGGGGGCAAAGCTGGGCGGGGCGCTTCTGAACGGCGTCGACTTCCGCTCCGTGAACTGCTCGCAAGCGGTCCTCTCCACGACGCACACAATTGAAGGCGCCAAGTTCGACGGTGCGAAACTCGGCCGGGTCACGCTCAACAGGGCGAAGAAGTGCAGTTTCCGCGACGCGGACCTGAAACAAGCGTGGGCGGCGCAAGCGTCCTACGAGGCGTGCGACTTCCGCGACGCGGTCATGTCGGAAATCCGGATCGGGCGCTCCCAATTCACCGACGGTGACTTCCGCGGCGCGGATCTAAGCGACGCCGAGAGCGAGGGTACTACGTTCGAGCGGTGCGATTTCTCGAAAGCGAACCTGACTCGGTTCCGGGGACACGGGGCGCAACTCACGGGCGCGAAGTTCGTGGGCGCCAACTTGAACCGGGCCGATTTGCGCGAAACATCGCTCCGCGGCGCGGATTTGCGGAACGCCGATCTGCGCGACGCGGCGCTCGCCGGCGCGGACCTTACCGGTGCGAACGTGGCCGGTGCGGACTTCGCGGGCGCCGGGTTGACCGGCGCGAACGTCCAGGGCGTGGACTTCTCGAAGGCCAAGAATTTTGCACCGCCCGTCGCCCGCGCTGCCGGGCCGAACCTGAAGGCACTCGTGAAGGCCGCGTCGAGTGCGAAGGACTTCGAGACCACCGTCGACGTCGATCTGGGCAAGAACGAGCACGCGAAGATGAGCCTGCGCGTGGGACAACTCGGAATCCGCGCGACCGCGAACCACTACCGCAGCGGGACGGAGATCCAAAGCACGATCGCCGCGCCGACGTTCCAGCAGGGGCTGCTCAACCTGGCGGACCGCTGGCCGAAGGCGACGCTCCGGCTCGACTCGATACGCGCGCACGGCAGCCGAAACGTGCGCGGGACCAAGCTCCGGACAATGGCGATCGCGGCGTGGGCCGAGGCGTTCGGCATGGACCTCTCGAACGGCATCCCTCTAACCGAGCAGCAAAAAGCACAAGAGGCGGAGGCCCGCCGGAAGCGCGACGAACTGGTGGAGCAGATCCGCGATAAGGGACCGAGCGTTTGGCACGCGATCGATTTCCGCGAGCGCCAGCGATACAATCTGCGCGGGCTCGACCTGCGCGACGGGCGCCTGATGGGGCTCGATATGGCGCGCCGCGAAGACCTGCGCGACAGCCGGTTTGCGGGGGCGAACCTGTCCGGCTCGAAGTTGTGGGGCAGCGATCTGCACGGCGCGGACTTCGCGAACGCGAACCTCGCGGGTGCAGAACTCCAGTTCAGCAAGTGCGAGAAGACGTCGTTCGTTAACGCGAACTTGCGGAACGCGAATCTGAACAACACGAGGCTTTTCGGGACCGACTTCACAGGGGCGCACCTGGACGGCGCCCGGTTCGAGAACGCGCAATTCGACGAACGCACGCTCTTCCCCGTTGGCTTCAAGACCCCCGAGAACCTGGTCTGGAAGGGCGAGGGGCCGCGCCCCGGTCCGCGCCGAGCACCAACTGCGGTGCCCGGGAGCATGGACTTCGACACGTTTTTTAAAGACTTGCCGAAGAAGGTTGAACCCGAGCGGGTCGAGAAGGCAACATCAATGCTCAAGTCGGAGAGTTACCAGCTCTACGCCGACCTGAACGACACGAACCTCGTCGGGATCGTCAAAAGCCAGTCGAACAAGGATCTCGTGTACTCGTGCCGGCTCGCGTCGGGCGGGCAGTTCTGTTGCGGCACGCAAAACTTGAGGGCGTGCGGCGGGCTCCACGGCGCGCTGTGCAAGCACCTGCTCGTGCTGGTGATCGGACTGGCAAAATCCGGCAAACTTGACCCCGCCACTGCGGACAATTGGGTCAGCGCGAGCAAGGATCAGAAGCCGGTCATCGACCGAGACGCACTGAGCGAAACCTTCTTGAAATACAAGAGCGCGGAGGCGGGCGAGATCGACTGGCGCCCCACCGAGACCGTGCCCGAAGACTTCTACGCGGTGTAA
- a CDS encoding pentapeptide repeat-containing protein, whose product MAKKKPATKPATATKKPTAKKSVAKKSVAKKPAPKTDVNWVEVLKSGAVGVKKWNKLTVAERKAVKLTSADLCGADLAEINFRGLSATKLKAAGAKLVGANGVGASFLAGDFHGADLIDANLRGFNGRDADFSGAKLVGTDLWEGRFLRAKFVKADLTRANLLETDLTGADFTDAVLTDANLSGASFDQTTKWPAGFVVPGEARWQGKGTDPRLVGKGKKAAAQDINGLMARLHTNIDEKRMKRTLDMLKKERNQIFSEIEPTMVRGIVRSQRDIDTVYSCVLTDDGTYSCGTVDMEQCMGLSSEPCKHLLVLLIGLARAGQLDPATADKWVVAANKKGPRWNKTVQSHIADSFLKYKGVQAGEIDWRPTETIPEDFYAM is encoded by the coding sequence ATGGCCAAGAAGAAACCCGCCACGAAACCCGCGACCGCGACAAAAAAGCCGACCGCGAAGAAATCGGTCGCGAAGAAATCGGTCGCGAAGAAGCCCGCGCCCAAGACCGACGTGAATTGGGTCGAGGTACTCAAAAGCGGCGCGGTTGGGGTAAAGAAGTGGAACAAGCTCACCGTGGCTGAGCGGAAGGCCGTCAAACTCACGAGCGCGGATCTGTGCGGTGCGGACCTCGCGGAGATCAACTTCCGTGGGCTATCGGCTACGAAACTTAAGGCCGCGGGCGCGAAACTCGTTGGTGCGAACGGGGTCGGCGCATCGTTCCTGGCGGGTGATTTCCACGGAGCCGATTTAATTGATGCGAACCTGCGTGGGTTCAACGGGCGCGACGCCGATTTCAGCGGAGCGAAGCTCGTCGGGACCGATTTGTGGGAGGGGCGGTTCCTCCGGGCGAAGTTCGTGAAGGCCGATCTGACGCGCGCCAACTTGCTCGAAACCGATCTCACCGGCGCGGACTTCACGGACGCGGTACTGACCGACGCGAACCTGTCCGGCGCGTCCTTCGACCAAACGACCAAATGGCCCGCCGGGTTCGTGGTTCCGGGCGAGGCGCGGTGGCAGGGAAAGGGCACCGATCCGCGCTTGGTCGGGAAAGGGAAGAAGGCCGCGGCACAGGACATCAACGGCCTCATGGCCCGCTTGCACACGAACATCGACGAGAAGCGCATGAAGCGCACGCTCGACATGCTCAAAAAGGAGCGGAACCAGATCTTCTCCGAGATCGAACCGACGATGGTGCGCGGGATCGTCCGCAGCCAGCGGGACATCGACACGGTTTACTCGTGCGTGCTCACGGACGACGGCACGTACTCGTGTGGCACGGTGGACATGGAGCAGTGCATGGGGCTGTCCAGCGAGCCGTGCAAGCATCTGCTCGTGCTGCTCATCGGTCTCGCGCGGGCCGGGCAACTCGATCCCGCGACCGCGGACAAGTGGGTCGTCGCGGCGAACAAGAAGGGGCCGCGCTGGAACAAGACCGTGCAGAGTCACATCGCCGATTCGTTCCTGAAGTACAAGGGCGTGCAGGCCGGCGAGATCGATTGGCGCCCCACCGAAACCATCCCGGAAGACTTCTACGCAATGTGA
- a CDS encoding pentapeptide repeat-containing protein, with protein sequence MATKKKLASPPEIDWPETLRTGRPGIVRWNERSETARQMTKLGRGDYTGCDLAGINFGGQSVLKFQGAGVDFADATLTRGSFIEADLRGANFAGAEMTKFCARNADLTGAKLPNVSLKGGRLVGAKFVGADLSGADLTGADITGTDFTDANLTGTVFAELVFDQTTVWPAGYEPPAGAKWSPDAPDPRFNGVGDEAVAVSLDGLLARLNKVIDANRMTRTAEMLKTGTNQLFSEIEPAVVRGIVRSQREPDLVYSCLIESDGTYSCGTPDLAECMGLRGEPCKHLLVLLIGLTKAGQLDASAADRFIVAAGGKKHKWDERIADQVSDTFLKYKGAQAGEIDWRPTETIPEDFYAM encoded by the coding sequence ATGGCTACGAAGAAGAAACTCGCCTCACCTCCGGAAATCGACTGGCCCGAGACGCTGCGGACCGGTCGGCCGGGCATCGTGCGATGGAACGAGCGCTCCGAGACCGCGCGGCAAATGACGAAGCTCGGGCGCGGCGACTACACCGGGTGCGACCTCGCGGGCATCAACTTCGGTGGGCAGTCGGTCCTGAAGTTTCAGGGCGCCGGGGTCGATTTCGCCGACGCGACACTCACGCGCGGGTCGTTCATTGAGGCCGATCTGCGTGGGGCGAACTTCGCCGGCGCGGAGATGACCAAGTTCTGTGCCCGCAACGCGGATCTTACCGGTGCGAAGCTGCCCAACGTGTCGCTGAAGGGCGGGCGCTTGGTCGGGGCGAAGTTCGTGGGGGCCGACCTGAGTGGGGCCGATCTCACGGGCGCGGACATTACCGGGACGGATTTTACCGACGCGAATTTGACCGGGACCGTGTTCGCCGAGCTAGTCTTCGATCAGACGACCGTGTGGCCCGCGGGGTACGAACCGCCCGCCGGCGCGAAGTGGTCGCCCGACGCCCCGGACCCGCGGTTCAACGGCGTGGGCGACGAGGCGGTCGCGGTGAGCCTCGACGGGCTCCTCGCGCGCCTCAACAAGGTCATCGACGCGAACCGTATGACGCGGACCGCGGAGATGCTGAAGACCGGCACGAACCAACTGTTCTCCGAGATCGAACCGGCCGTTGTGCGCGGCATAGTGCGCAGCCAGCGCGAGCCGGATCTGGTTTACTCGTGCCTGATCGAATCGGACGGAACGTACTCGTGCGGCACGCCGGACCTCGCCGAGTGCATGGGGTTGCGCGGGGAGCCGTGCAAGCACCTGCTCGTGCTGCTCATCGGGTTGACGAAGGCGGGGCAACTCGACGCGAGCGCGGCCGACCGGTTCATCGTCGCGGCCGGTGGAAAAAAGCACAAATGGGACGAACGTATCGCAGATCAGGTGAGCGACACATTTTTGAAATATAAAGGCGCTCAGGCGGGCGAAATTGACTGGCGCCCCACCGAAACCATCCCCGAAGACTTCTACGCGATGTGA